From the Streptomyces sp. NBC_00654 genome, the window CACCCTCCTGGGTATTTGGCGCCCTCACACTAACAGCCGTCTCGTTCCGCCCGGAGCGACAGGAGGTTGATTTTCAGGCCAACTGTACGGGCCAATAGGAAACCACACGCGTCACTCGAGTTCCCTCACGTCTCTCGCGTTACCACTGTTAAGACCTCGTAAAATGTCCAAGAAGCGAGAATGGCCAGAATGCCGTTCGGGCCACCTCGGGAAATGGCACCTTCTACGGGAGAGATGCTCGCGCGGTGACTGAATAGGAACTTTCTCGGCCCTGTTATCGGCCATGGGGGCGTCCGGGCGGGTACTTCGCCGGCAAGGTCCTCGCGATGGCCAGGAATCGGGCACGCCCGACCGACTGCCACCCTTGAGCTCACGGAGATCCGTCCCACCTTCCGGGAGCCGGACGAGCGGGCGGCCATCCCCGCGGGCGCGTCCGGCTCTCCCTTCTCGGGATCCGAGCCGCTCGGTGTACGTGGTACGCGGCACGCGGTCCCCTCCGGCCCGGTCAGCCGTACATCGCCACGCGGTGGAGAGCCGCGAGCGCGTCGTCGATGGGGTGGGGCTGCGGCCTGCCCGTGGAGTCGAGTCCGTTCCACCTCTGCAGGTTCACCGCGACGGACATCTCCGTCCGCCGTCGGCACGGGTCACGGTCAGCGCTCCGGCGCCCCAGACCGTACCGCCACGCCCCCAGAAGGTGCCCTGGCCAGGAGCCTCCATCGAGTGCAGGCCGAGGCCGTAGTCGATCGTCCTGCCCTCCCGGGAGACGACCGGGACGGTGCGCCGCATCTGCGCCGGCGACGACGGCCTGACGATCTCGCCGGCGAGCAGCATGCCGAGGAAGCGGTTGAGGTCCGTGACGGTCGATACCAGCCGGACGGGCCGTCACAACGCTCCGCGGATCCGTGCGGCGCGGGTACGGCGCCGCAGCATGTGCGGGATCCCCCGACGACATGCGGCCCGTCCGGACACCCCGTGCGGGAATACCCCCCAGGGGTATACAGTTATGGCAGGTGTCCGGGACACGGACAACGTCAGAAGACCCATCACACGGCACGCATCACACAGGTGGAGACACGATGAAGAGCAATGCAGGCCACGACATGACCAGCCACAGCGGACACAGCGGAGCCCGTCCCGGCGGGCTGTCGGTCTCCGAGAGCGGGTACACCCTCGAATTCGACTCGCCGATCCTTTCCACCGGTGTGCGGACGGTCACCTTCCGGGTGACCGGTCCCGATGGACGGCCGGTGACCGAGTTCGTGCCGGAGCACGAGAAGGAACTCCACTTCATCGCTGTCCGGCGCGACACGACCGGGTTCCAGCACGTGCACCCCGTGATGGACGAGAAGGGCACCTGGAGTGTCGGACTGACCCTGCGGCCGGGAGACTGGAGGTTCTTCGCCGACATCCACCCGGCCGGCCACCACTCGGCCATGACGCTGGGCATCGACGCCTCGGTCGCCGGGCAGTACGACCCGCAGCCACTTTCCGAGGACACCCGCACCGCTCACGTCGGCGAGTACACCGTCGCCCTCGACGGCGAGCTCGTGCCCGGCGAGGCGAGCGACCTGACGCTCACCGTCAGCCGGAACGGGCGGCCCGTCACCGACCTGCAGCCCTACCTGGGCGCGTACGGGCACCTGGTGGCGCTGCGGGTCGGCGACCTGGGCTACCTCCATGTCCACCCGGAGGGCGAGCCCGGTGACGGCACCACCGAGCCGGGGCCCGAGATCACCTTCATGGCTGCCGCGCCATCGGGCGGCACCTACCGCCTCTACCTGGACTTCCAGCACAACGACGTCGTCCGGACGGCCGAGTTCACGGTGCGGACCGCCTCGGCGGGCCACCACTCGGACGCGGTATCCCCGGCCGCACCCGAACGCACGGGCCACGGCGACCACGCACATCACTGACCGCATGCACATCACTGACCAACTGCCGCGACCCACGGAGCGGTCACGGGACGCTCGCCCCGTCGAGCGTCCCGCCGCCCCCAGGACAACCTCCGCACCGGAAGGACCGTCATGCCCCGCCTGACCCGGCTCACGCCCGACACAGCGGTCGGCGCCTCGCGCGATCTCCTCACCGAGCTGGTCTCCCGCCACGGCGGGGTCGGCGACATGGTCTCCACGATGGCGCACTCACCCGCCGTTCTGGGCGGCTATCTGCAGCTCAGCCGGGCCATGGGACGCGCCAAACTCGACCGTGGGACCAGCGAACGGATCTCGATCGCCCTCCAGGTGCTGCAGGGCTGCGGGCTGTGTCTCGACGCGCATGTCAGCGCTGCCCGTGCGAGGGGAGTGGACGAGGAAGAGATCGAGCGGGCCCGCGCGGGCACCTCGGCCGATCCCGCGATCTCGGCGATCATCGCCCTCGCCCTCCAGGTGTACCGCGAGCCGACGTCGATCACCGACGAACAGGTCATCGCGTTGCGCGAGCACGGCTACAGCGACCGTGCGATAGCCGACGTCGTCGGCATCGTCGCACTCAACATCCTCACCGGCTCCTTCAACCTGCTCGCCGGCCTCACACCGGAGGTCGACGCCGGTGCGTAGAGACATCCCCGCCTCCCTCCGTGGCTCCCGGCCTCCGCCCCGAGGCCGTGCCCCGCCGCATGGACATGGAAGGAACACGCCATGCGCCTGTTCGCCATCCGCGACTACCGCCACCTGTTCAGCGCCCAGATCATCGCCCTGTTCGGTACCGGGCTGACAACAGTGGCCCTCGGACTGCTCGCCTACGACCTCGCCGGCCCGCGCGCCGGCACGGTCCTCGGCACCGCCCTGACCGTGAAGATGGTCATGTACGTGGTCATAGCTCCCCTCACCGCCGCCTACGTCGACCGCTTCCCCAGAAGAGCGCTCCTGGTCCTCCTCGACGTGGTGCGCGCCGCAGTGGTCCTGGCACTGCCGCTCGTCACCGAGGTCTGGCACATCTACGTCCTGATCGGCCTGCTCCAAGCCGCGTCCGCGGCGTTCACCCCGACGTTCCAGGCCGTCATCCCCGATATCGTCACCGATGGGTCCGACTACACGCGCGCCCTGTCCGCCTCCCAGGTCGCCTCCACCATGGAGAGCCTGCTCAGCCCCGTACTGGCGGCGGTCGCCCTGGCGTTCATGAGCTTCGACCGGCTGTTCCTGGGCACCTCCGCCGGATTCCTCCTCTCCGCTCTGCTCGTCCTGTCGACGCGCATCCCGGACGCCCGTCCCAGCCCCCACACCACGGCATGGGACAAGGCGGTATCAGGGATCAGGACCTTCCTCATGACACCGCGGCTGCGCGGCGTCATGGCACTCAACCTGGTGGTCGCGGCGGCAGGATCGATCGTCGTCGTCAACACCGTCAACTACGTCCGTGACGAGCTCAGCGGTTCGCAGTCGGACGTCGCGTGGATGCTCGCCGCCTCCGGCAGCGGAACCCTCCTGGCCGCCCTCGCGCTGCCCCGCGTACTCGACCGGATCACCGCCCGCACCGTCATGGTGACCGGTGCCGGAGTGCTCGTCGGCGCCACGGTCGCCGCGGTTGCTCTCACCGCGACCGGCCTGACCACCTGGACCGGTACGGCGGTCGTCTGGACCGTGATCGGTATCGGCATGGCGCTGATCATCACACCGACCGGCAGTGTCCTGCGGGCCTCCGTCGGACCGAACGCGATCCCCGAGACCTTCGCAGCCCAGTTCTCGCTGTCGCACCTGGCCTGGCTGATCACCTACCCCATCGCGGGATGGCTCGGTACGAACGCCGGCTTCACTCCCGCCTGGTCCGCCCTCGCGGTCCTCGCCGGGGCGGGAGCCATCGGCGCGCTCCTCCTGTGGCCACGCCACGACGGACGACAAGCCGTGACCGCGACGGCGGCACTCGACCGGCCCGCATCCCGGACGGACAGGTCCACCTTGTCCGAGGCCGCGTAGAACGCTCTGCGTCTGGACCACCGGGGCGACGCGGAGCTCGCGGAGACCCTCGCGGCAGCGTCCGGGACCGCTACGCGCTGGATACCGCCTTGAGCTGCTCGATGGTATCGAGGAGATTGCAGTGGCGCGCTTCTCGATGATCTTCCCGTCCTTGAAGGTGAAGAGGTTGAACATCAAGAAGCGCACATGCGCTCCTGCCGGAGGAACTCGCCGGAACTCGCCGGATATGTGTGGCGCGGAAGGCTTCAACCGCCGGTGTCCGCGCGGGACGGTCGCCTCCGCCGGATCATCCCCGGTGGCCCCAGTCCAGGCGGTCGGCCAGCCCCGCTGCGGTGAAGGCGGCCGCCAGGTCGTCGCGGCCCTCGGTGAAGTGGGCCCAGCTGTCGTAATGGACGGGCACCACGCGGCGGGCGCCGAGAAGCTGAGCGGCCTCGGCGGCCTGGGCGCTGTCGAGGACGATGCACCGGCCGTCGAAGAGAACAGGGAAGCGGGGCGCGCCCGCGAAGAGGACGGCGGTGTCCATGGGGCCGAACCGTTCGGCGATCTGCCCGACCAGGTCGAGCGAGGCGTTGTCACCACTGACGTAGACGGTGGGCAGGCCGGCGCCGGTCAGGACGAAGCCGACGACCTCACCGGCGAACGGTTCGACCTCCTCGCGTGTCCCGGGCCCATGAACGGCCGGCACCCCGGTCACCGTGATCGTGCCGCCGCCCGGGCGGTCCAGCTCGACGGATTCCCAGTCGGCCAGCCCCTGGGCCCTGCGCCCGAGGCGCTGTCCGCCACCGGGAGTGGTGAGGGTGAGCGGGACATCGGCGAGCAGGGCGCGCCCGGAGGCGTCGAGGTTGTCGGCGTGCTCGTCGTGGGAGAGGAGCACGACGTCGATGGGGCCGAGGTCGGCCGGGCCGACGGCGGAGGGGTGGGTCTTGGTCAGAGTCGGGCCGGCCGAGGGGTAGTCGCCGGGGCCGTCGAAGGTCGGGTCGGTCAGGAAGCGCAGTCCGCCGTACTCGAAGAGGGCGGTCGGGCCGCCGAAGACGCGGACGGGGAACTGCCCGGTCGCTGTGGTGGGGGAAGACATAAGAACGAACCTCACGGATAGTTGCGAGTGAACCGTGAGATCACCATAGCCAGACCTCACGGATAAGTTCAAGCACAACCGTGAGAATCATGGATGAGTGGAGCTTGTACCATGAGGGTCATGGAAAAGACCGCGCCCCCCGAATCCGGCCTGCCGCCCGCACCGGGCGCGGAGCAGTACCCCGCCCTCGCCCTCGCCAACAGCGCCGTCGCACTGCCCGGCGGGCACTACACCGACCAGCTCGGTACCCCCGCGGGGGCGAACGAGTGGCTGACCGAACGCGGTCTCGCCCCGGTCGAGATCGGGATGCGGGAGACGTGCGCGACGCAACTGCGCTCCCTGCGCGAGCAGATCAGGTCGCTGCTCGCCTCCCGCGTCGACGGACTGCCCGCACTCCCCGCCGCCCTGGGCGCCGTCAATGACGCACTGATCAGAGTCCCCACCGCCCCCCTGCTGCAGTGGGACGACAAGGCCGGCCCCTATCGCGCCGCCCCGCACCCCACCACACAGATCGTCGACCACGCGCTCGCGACCCTCGCCGCCGACGCCGCCGATCTGCTCACCTCCCCCGACGCCGAACGCCTCACCGCCTGCGGCTCCCCGCCCTGCAACCGCTACCTGCTCCGGCACGGCCGCCGCCACTGGTGCTCCACCCGCTGCGGCGACCGCGCCCGCGCCGCCCGCGCCTACGCCCGACGCGGCAGCACCCCCTCCTGACGGGGCACACGACCGCGGGTCACCAGCGACTCGGCGAGCTCGGCACCGTCCGGTACCGCGAGGTTCGCGCCCGCCCCCGACGGGGCATCAGTCGAGCGGCGTCGCCCAGTAGCGTCACCCCGGGGACATGGGCCCAGGCGCGGGACGCCGAACCTCGACGACACCCCGCATGGGCCCGGCCGATGGAGGCGGTAGCGGCCGAGCGCCGCCATCGAGGACCGGTCCGGCCGTGCTGCCGCGCCGCCGGTCCTCGGCCTGGGCGACGACCCGGGCCAGGGCGGTGAGCCCGCGGCCGGCGACCGGGTCCGGGCGGAAGGCGGAT encodes:
- a CDS encoding MFS transporter, which encodes MRLFAIRDYRHLFSAQIIALFGTGLTTVALGLLAYDLAGPRAGTVLGTALTVKMVMYVVIAPLTAAYVDRFPRRALLVLLDVVRAAVVLALPLVTEVWHIYVLIGLLQAASAAFTPTFQAVIPDIVTDGSDYTRALSASQVASTMESLLSPVLAAVALAFMSFDRLFLGTSAGFLLSALLVLSTRIPDARPSPHTTAWDKAVSGIRTFLMTPRLRGVMALNLVVAAAGSIVVVNTVNYVRDELSGSQSDVAWMLAASGSGTLLAALALPRVLDRITARTVMVTGAGVLVGATVAAVALTATGLTTWTGTAVVWTVIGIGMALIITPTGSVLRASVGPNAIPETFAAQFSLSHLAWLITYPIAGWLGTNAGFTPAWSALAVLAGAGAIGALLLWPRHDGRQAVTATAALDRPASRTDRSTLSEAA
- a CDS encoding CGNR zinc finger domain-containing protein, producing MRVMEKTAPPESGLPPAPGAEQYPALALANSAVALPGGHYTDQLGTPAGANEWLTERGLAPVEIGMRETCATQLRSLREQIRSLLASRVDGLPALPAALGAVNDALIRVPTAPLLQWDDKAGPYRAAPHPTTQIVDHALATLAADAADLLTSPDAERLTACGSPPCNRYLLRHGRRHWCSTRCGDRARAARAYARRGSTPS
- a CDS encoding MBL fold metallo-hydrolase, encoding MSSPTTATGQFPVRVFGGPTALFEYGGLRFLTDPTFDGPGDYPSAGPTLTKTHPSAVGPADLGPIDVVLLSHDEHADNLDASGRALLADVPLTLTTPGGGQRLGRRAQGLADWESVELDRPGGGTITVTGVPAVHGPGTREEVEPFAGEVVGFVLTGAGLPTVYVSGDNASLDLVGQIAERFGPMDTAVLFAGAPRFPVLFDGRCIVLDSAQAAEAAQLLGARRVVPVHYDSWAHFTEGRDDLAAAFTAAGLADRLDWGHRG
- a CDS encoding carboxymuconolactone decarboxylase family protein, yielding MPRLTRLTPDTAVGASRDLLTELVSRHGGVGDMVSTMAHSPAVLGGYLQLSRAMGRAKLDRGTSERISIALQVLQGCGLCLDAHVSAARARGVDEEEIERARAGTSADPAISAIIALALQVYREPTSITDEQVIALREHGYSDRAIADVVGIVALNILTGSFNLLAGLTPEVDAGA